The genomic segment GACGGCACCGACCACAGCTCCCTGCCCTTGTCCGCGTCGATGGCGACCACTTCGGTGGCGGGGCCGGCGGGGTCGTCCTGGGCGGCGATGCGGTAGCCGAGCACGGTGTCGTCGGTGACGCCCACCATGTGCATGCCCTGCGCGGGCACGCCGGGGCTCTTCTCCGTCCACACGCGGGAGCCGTCGGAGAGCCTGATCCGGGTGGCGACGACACCGCCGCCCCCGCAGAACAGCGCGTCGCCGCGTGCCTCGCAGCGCAGCTCGTCCGGGATGTCGGCGCGGCCACCCGGCACGGTCTTGCGCCACGGCTCGAACCCGCCGGGCAGCCGCGCCCCCGCGGCCGCGATGTCCCGCCCTTCGCCCCTTGTGCCGCCGGACCCGCCCGAGTCCTTCGCCCCCATCACCGCGACCCCGCCACCGATGGCGGCGACGGCGACGGCGGCGGCGAGCGCGGGGCGCCAGCGGCGACGCAGCCGACCCCCGAGGGCCGTGTTCCCGGTCTCCTGGGCATCCGGCGCGGCGTCAGGTGCGGCGGTCGGCACAGCAGCGGGCGCCGGAGCGGGCACGGGAGCGGGCACCGAGGCTGCCACCGGGGTGTCGTCGTCCGCGGGCAGATGGTGCTGCGTGTCGGTCTCGCGCGTACAGCGCGGCTTCGCGGCGGCCGCCCCCGCCGTACCGCCGAGATCGGACGGCAGATCCCGCAGCCGTACGAGAAGTTCGTCCGCGGAGGGCCGGTCGGCGGGATCCTTCGCGAGACACGGCTCGACGACCTGGCGCAGGGCACCCGGCACCTCACCCAGCGACGGCGGCTCGTGCACGACTTGATACGCCGTCATGTACGGGCTGTCCGCGTCGAAGGGCCCCTGCCCCGTCGCCGCGTACACCAGCAGCGTGGCCAGCGAGAAGACGTCGGAGCGCGGCCCGACGCCGCGCGGCGTCTGCAGCTGCTCGGGCGACATGAACGGGGGCGTGCCGATGACGCGGCCCGTCATCGTCAGCGTCTGCTGGTCGGCGGCGCGCGAGATGCCGAAGTCGATGACGCGGGGGCCCTCGGGGGAGAGGACCACGTTGGACGGCTTGAGGTCCCGGTGCACGACACCGGCGCGGTGGATGTCGCGCAGCGCCTCGGTGAGCCCGATGGCCAGCCTGCGCAGCTCGGCACCGTCGAACGGGCCGTGCTCGGCGATGCGCTGGGCGAGGGTGGGGCCCTCGATGAACGTGGTCGCCATCCACGGGTGCTGCGCCTCGGGGTCGGCGTCGATGACGGCGGCGGTGAAGGCGCCGCTGACCCGGCGGGCCGCGGCGACCTCCTGCCGGAAGCGGATCCGGAACTCGTCGTCGTCGGCGAACTGCTGGTGGATCAGCTTGATCGCGACAGGCCGTCCGGAGGCCGAACGGCCCAGGAACACGGTTCCCATGCCGCCCGAACCGAGACGTGCTTCGAGCGGGTATCCGCCGATTTCCTCCGGATCCCCTCCACGGAGCGACATGCTGACCGACCTCCCCCGCGTTCACCGATGCAACGTTTCGCTGCCCAAACTAGCGGCCGGGCCGTGCGCCCTGGCAAGGCGGGGGACGAATAGGGCGTGCCTGCACACATGCGGGGCCCTCGGGGCGCGTCAGGCAATAATCAAAGGGTGACCGAAGACCCCGCTCCCCAGCCCTCCTCAGGCGCAGCCACCACTCCCGGCACGGCCACCACTCCGGGCACGGCTCCGGGCCCGCAACCGGAACCCCTCCGCTTCTTCGGGACGACCTGGGTGGCCCACGACGGCGGCTACGGCGCCCGCCGCGTCGGCGTGGCCGTCGGCTCGCTCGTGGCGGCGGCAGCGGGCTGCTTCGTGCTGCGCTTCGCCTACGAGGGCCTGGCCATCGCGGCGGTCGGCACGTTCGTGAACCTCCTCGTGGTCATCATGTTCGCGATCTGCAGCGCCCTCGCCTTCCGCCGCACGTGGGAAGGCTTCACCCGCCGCCACGACCCGGCGTCCCAGTCCTCGACCCGCGGCCTGATGACGATCGGCTTCGTCGGCACGCTCCTCGCGTACTTCTTCCGCTCCCTCTCCGAGGCACCGGGCGAAAAACTGCACCGCCAGGAATACGAAACGGCACGCACCCAATACAAAAAGCGCACATCCCGCCGCACAGGCAACCCGTCCCGCAAAAACCGCAACCACTAACCCAAACCTGACGAACCGGCCACCGCTTGGCTTGGTGGGACCTGGGAGGGGCTAAGGCCGCCCAAGCAGAACCGGCACGGCTTCCGCCCCACCCGGGCCCCTCTGCCTGGGCCTTCGCCCCGCCCGGGCCCCCGCCCGGGCCCAGTGGCTCCCGCACGGCCCAAGCGCCCCTGGCGGCCCCACCCCCCGCGCGTCACGATCCCCCCATGACTGCCACCCCTTCCCGTGGCCACCGCGCCCACCGCGACCACCGCGCCCACTCCTTCAACGCGGCCGCCGCCCAGTACGCGGCCTACCGGCCCTCCTATCCCGCCGCCCTCTTCGACGCCCTCGAACGCCTGGCGGGCCGCTCCCTCGTCGGCGCCCGCGTCGTGGACGTCGGCGCCGGCACCGGAATCGCCACCGCACTGCTCGCCGAGCGCGGCGCGAACGTCGTCGCGGTCGAGCCGGGGGACGGCATGGCGGACCAGTTCCGCAGCACGCTCCCGCACATCCCCCTCGTACGCGGCAACGGCAACGCCCTGCCCCTGGCCGACAGCTCGGCCGACCTCATCACCTACGCCCAGGCTTGGCACTGGACCGAACAGGAACGGTCCGTCCCCGAAGCCCTCCGCGTCCTGCGCCCCGGCGGCGCCCTCGCCCTGTGGTGGAACTTCCCGGACCACCTGGACCCCGAGACCCCCTGGCTCGGCGAGCAGACCTCCCGCATCGCCCGCTTCCTCGGCACGGACGACCAGGCCCACCGCGCGGCCGACCCCGCATCGAGCCGCGTCGGCGAGCCGGCGACCACCCTCGACTTCCGCCGCGACCGCCTCCACTGGAGCCGCCGCGTCCCCCTCGACGCCCACCTCGCCAACCTCGCCACGCACTCCGCGTTCCTCGTCCTCGACCACCGGCGCACGGCGGCCTTCCTCGCGCAGGAGCGCGCGGAGCTCCTGAAGGTCTTCCCGGATGCCGTGGTCGAGGAGCGCTACGCGGTCGACCTCTTGGTTGCGACCCCCTGATTCCACCTCGACACCCACCGAACCGGGTTGACGACCCCGGCCGCCGGGAGGATTATTCATCACATGATGAATAAGAGGAGCCCGGCGGCGAGCCCCACGGCTTCGGAGCCCCGCCCGGCCGACCACGCCCCCCGAGCCACCGCACCCACACCCACACCCGCACCCTCGACCACCGCCATCCAGGCCCGTGACCTCACCGTCGTCCGAGGCCCCCGCACCGTCCTGCGCGGCCTCGACTTCACCGTCCCGCGAGGCCAGATCACCGGGCTCCTCGGCCCCTCCGGCTGCGGCAAGTCCACGCTCATGCGCGCGATCGTCGGCACCCAGGCCAAGGTCACCGGGACACTCCAGGTCCTCGACCACCCCGCCGGCGCCCCCGCCCTCCGCTCCCGCATCGGCTACGTCACCCAGAGCCCGTCCGTCTACGACGACCTCACCGTCCGCCAGAACCTCGACTACTTCGCCGCCGTCCTCGACCCCGGCACGGGCACCGCCGCCGACCGCCGCCGCGACCAGGTCACCCGCGTACTCGACGACGTCGCCCTCACCACGCACGCCGACTCCCTCGCCGGACACCTCTCCGGCGGCCAGCGCAGCCGCGTCTCACTCGGCGTCGCCCTCCTCGGCGCCCCCGAACTCCTCGTGCTCGACGAGCCGACCGTCGGCCTCGACCCCGTACTCCGCCGCGACCTCTGGCAGCTCTTCCACACCATCGCCACCGACCGCGCCGCCACCCTCCTCGTCTCGTCCCACGTCATGGACGAGGCCGAACGCTGCCACCGCCTCCTCCTCATGCGGAACGGCGAACTCCTCGCCGACGACACCCCCGACGCCCTCCGCACCCGCACCCACTCCGACACCGTCGAAGAGGCCTTCCTCCACCTCGTCGACGAAGCCGACGCACGCCACACGGCCCCCGGCAACACCACGCCCAGGAGCACCCCATGAACGCCTACCGCACCTTCGCCACCGCCGCGCGAGTCCTGCGCCAGCTCCGCCACGACCCGCGCTCCATCGCGCTGATGATCCTGGTCCCCTGCGTGATGCTGCTCCTCCTGCGCTACGTCTTCGACGGCAGCCCGCGGACCTTCGACTCCATCGGCGCCTCACTCCTCGGCATCTTCCCGCTCATCACGATGTTCCTGGTCACCTCCATCGCCACCCTGCGCGAACGCACCTCCGGCACCCTCGAACGCCTCCTCGCCATGCCACTGGGCAAAGGCGACCTCATCGCCGGCTACGCCCTCGCCTTCGGCGCCCTCGCCGTCGTCCAGTCCGTCCTCGCCACCGGACTCGCCCTCTGGGCCCTCGGCCTCGAAGTCACCGGCTCCGCCTGGCTGCTCCTCCTGATCGCCCTGCTCGACGCCCTCCTCGGCACCGCACTCGGCCTCTTCGTCTCGGCCTTCGCCGCCTCCGAATTCCAGGCCGTCCAGTTCATGCCGGCCGTGATCTTCCCGCAGCTCCTCCTCTGCGGCCTGTTCGCCGCCCGCGACACCATGCAGCCGATCCTGGAGTGGACCTCCAACGCCCTCCCCATGTCGTACGCCGTCGACGGCATGAACCAAGTCCTCCACAACCCCGACGTCACGGGGAACTTCATCCGCGACGTCGTCATCGTCGCCGGCAGCGCACTCCTGGTCCTCGCCCTCGGCGCCGCCACCCTCCGCCGCCGCACGACCTGACCCCTCGCACACCCGGCCGCCTCATCCCGCCCACCGGACACCGCCCCCTCCCTCCACCGCACCGATGCGAGGATGGCCCCCGGACGAAGCAACCCCGGAGGCCCCCGTTCATGAGCAGCAACACGAGCCAGAAAGTCGCCGTCCTCGGCACCGGAAAGATCGGTGAAGCCCTGCTCAGCGGCATGATCCGCGGCGGCTGGGCGCCCGCCGACCTCCTGGTCACCACCCGCCGCCAGGAACGCGCCGACGAACTCCGCACCCGCTACGGCGTCACCCCCGTCACCAACGCCGAAGCCGCCAAGCAGGCCGACACCCTTATCCTCGCCTGCAAGCCGCAGGACATGGCCAAGCTGCTCGACGAACTCGCCCCCCACGTCACCCCCGACCGCCTCGTCATCAGCGCCGCCGCAGGTATCACCACCGCCTTCATCGAAGAGCGCCTGACCGAAGCCACCCCCGTCGTCCGCGTCATGCCGAACACGCCCGTCCTCGTCGACGAGGGCATGTCCGTCATCTCGGCCGGCAGTCACGCCTCCTCCGCCGCCCTGGCCCACGCGGAGGCCATCTTCGGCGCCGTCGGCAAGACCCTCCGCGTCCCCGAGACCCAGCAGGACGCCTGCACCGCCCTCTCAGGCTCCGGCCCGGCCTACTTCTACTTCCTCGTCGAAGCCATGACGGACGCCGGCATCCTCCTCGGTCTGCCCCGCGACAAGGCCCACGACCTCATCGTCCAGGCCGCGATCGGCGCATCCGTGATGCTCCGCGACAGCGGCGAACACCCCGTGAAACTCCGCGAGAACGTCACGTCCCCCGCGGGCACCACGATCAACGCCATCCGCGAACTCGAGAACCACGGAGTGCGCGCCGCCCTCATCGCCGCCCTGGAAGCCGCCCGCGACCGCAGCCGCGAACTGGCCTCCGGCAACAACACCTGACCGACGGTCGGCCGCCCCCTACCGCGCGGCCGCACCTCGCACCATCTCCGCCGTCACCACCTGCGCGAAGCCCCCACCGTGCAGGGAAACCGCCGTGGCCTGCGCCAACTCCTCCGCCGCACGCCGCCAGCCGAAGGGCCCCGCCAGGTCGAAGGTGTACGTCGCGTCCAGCGCGAACACCACCTCGTACCCGAGGTTCCCGCCCATCCGTGCCGTCGTCTCCGCGCACATGTTGGTCTGGATCCCGGCCACCACGAACTGCGTGATGCCCTCGGCCTTGAACCAGGCGTCCAGATCCGGCGTCCCGTAGAACGCCGAGTTCACGGTCTTGGTCACCAACAGCTCGGCCCCCGCCCCCTTCCCACGCCGCTCCTCGACGTACTCCTTGAAGCCGTTGCCCTCATACCCCGGCCGCAGCGGCGACTCCGGCTTCGACGAGTCATGCCGTACGAAGACCACCGGCCGCCCCGTCGCCTGCCACACGTCGATCAACGACGCGATGTTGTCGTCGGCCTCCGGGTTGTTCCGCGTCCCCCAGAACTCCTCCTCCTCGAACCCCTTCTGTACGTCCACCACGACCAGCGCTGCGTTCTCTGCGATCTCCATGACCCCGATGCTGCCGCCCCGCACCCCAACGCCCCAGGGGTACAAAAGACAGCGATCGATGGTTTACTGCCAAGGTGCCGCGTCACCCCGCCCCAGCGCGTGAACCAGCCCCCCAGCGCATCGCCCTCCTCACCTTTCCCGGCATCCGCGCGTTCGACATCTCCGTCATCACCGAGGTCTGGGGCACCGACCGCACCGACCGAGGCGCACCCGCCTTCGACCTCCGCCGCGTCGCGGCCGACCCCGCGCCCGTACCGATCCGCGGCGGCCTGACCCTCACCCCCGACCGCACCCTCGACTGGCTGACCGGCCTCACCGGTACGGACCTGATCGTCGTCCCGGGCCTGGACGACCACCTCACGCCCGCCCCACAGCCCGTCCTCGCAGCCCTACGCGAGGCGCACGCCCGAGGGATCACCGTCGCCGCACTCTGCGGCGGCGCCTTCACCCTCGCCCAGGCGGGACTGCTCGACGGCCGCCGAGCCATCACCCACTGGAACCTCGTCGACCTGCTCCGCGCCCATCACCCCCTCGTCACCGTCGAACCCGACGCCCTCTTCATCGAGGACGACAACATCTGGACCGCCGCGGGCACAGCCGCCGGCATCGATCTGTGCCTGCACCTCGTCCGCACCACCCACGGCTCCGAAGCCGCCGCGACCATCGCCCGATCGATGGTCACCGCCCCCTTCCGCTCCGGCACCCAGGCCCAGTTCATCGAGCACCCCACCCCGCGCGCCGACCGCGACGCCGATGCCCTCGCCTCCGTCCGCGAATACGCCCTGCGTCATCTCCACGAACCGCTCACCGTCACTGACCTCGCCGCCCGCGCGGGCATGTCGGCACGCTCCTTCGCCCGCCACTTCACGGCGGCCACCGGCACGACCCCGCTCCGCTGGCTCCTGGACCAGCGCATCGCGGCCGCGCAGAAACTCCTGGAGCGAACCGACCTCCCCATGCCCGAGATCGCCCGCCGCGCGGGCTTCGGCAGCGAGGTCACGATGCGCCAGCACTTCGCATCGCGCCTCGCCACCAGCCCCCGCGCCTACCGCGCCTCGTTCACCGGCGGCAGCAGTCCGATCGCCCGATAGGCCCCGTCCACCGTCGGCTTGGCCATGCCCCGCGCCCGCTCGGCCCCCCGCCGCAACACCCCCTCCAAGTACCCGGGGTCAGCCACCAGTTCCTTGTGCCGTTGCTGTACGGGCCTGAGCAGTTCCACCACGGCGTCCGCGGTGTCCTTCTTCAGCGCGCTATACGACTCGTAAACGCCGCTCAGAGCTTCCGGGTTCCCACCCTGACAAGCCGCGAGGATCTCCAGCAGGTTCGAGATCCCGGGCTTGGACTCGGGGTCGAACACGATCTCGGTTCCGCTGTCCGTGACGGCCCGCATGATCTTCTTCCGCACCACGTCCGGCTCGTCGAGCAGATAGACGATGCCCGCCCCGGCTTCGTGGGACTTGCCCATCTTCGACGTCGGGTCCTGCAGGTCCATGACCCGCGCGGCCACCTTGGGCGGCGTGGCCCGCGGCACGACGAATGTCTGCCCGTAGCGCTGGTTGAACCGCACCGCGAGATCCCGCGTCAGCTCGACGTGCTGGGTCTGGTCCTCGCCGACCGGCACCTCGTCCGCGTCGTACGCCAGGATGTCCGCGGCCATCAGCACGGGATAGGTGAGGAGCGAAAGCCGCACGCTCCCTCCCCGCGCCCGCTCGAGGACGGACTTCTCCTTGTACTGGATCATCCGCCGCATCTCGCCGTCGGTCGCGACGCACTCCAGCAGATACGAGAGCCGAGCGTGCTCGTCCACATGGCTCTGGACGAAGACGGTCGCCCGCTCGGGATCGATCCCCGACGCGAGCAGCAGCGTCGCCGCCTGCCGACTGAGCCTGCGCACCCGCCCCGGATCGTGGTCCACGGTCAGGGCGTGCAGGTCGACGATGCTGAAGAGGGAGTCGGCCCGGAACTGGTCGACCTCGGCCCACTGCCGGACGGCCCCCAGGTAGTTCCCCAAGGTCAGGTGCCCGGTCGGCTTGACCCCACTGAAGATCCTCGTCATTTCTCCGCCTCCTGGTCAGGACCGCCGGCCCGGCGACCGGGCTCCGGATCCTCCAGGGGGAGAACGAGAAACGGCCGCCGAGGCGGCGGCCGTCGAGTACATGCGTATGTACGGCCGCCCTCAGGCGGCCCACCACAGTTGGGCGTACGCACGTGTAGTCACGTCACCCAGAGTAGACCTGGCGGAGGCCCGTCGTCATGAGTTGACACTCCGGTGGGGCCTACGTAGTGTTCTCCGAGTTGCCCGACGTGAGCGTCGACCACATGGTCGGTCCCCGGGCAGCCATTCCGCAAGAACCATTACAACGATCGACGTCGTGCGCCCTCCTGGGTCTCGCCTTCGGCTCGTTTTCATGCGTATTTGCGAAATGAGGAATCCGCGTTCGAAAGGACGCCCCCGATTAGGTCGGGAGCCAGGGTTCCGCTAAAGTCTCACTCGTCGGAACGGCCCAACAGCCGCAAAGACAAACCCCGCTGACTGGGAGTCAGACCCGAAAGGATCTGATAGAGTCGGAACCGCCGGAAAGGGAAACGCGAAAGCCGAAAGGCCGGAGCGGGAACCGGAAAGGCACCGAGGAAATCGGACACGAAAGAGTCTGATAGAGTCGGAAACGCAAGAACAAAAGAAACACCGAAGGGAAGCGCCCGGAGGAAAGCCCGAGAGGGTGAGTACAAAGGAAGCGTCCGTTCCTTGAGAACTCAACAGCGTGCCAAAAGTCAACGCCAGATATGTTGATAACCCCGGCTCACTTCGGTGAGTTGGAGGTTCCTTTGAAAAAACACAGCGAGGACGCTGTGAACGGACGGGATTATTCCTCCCGACCGTTCCGCTCTCGTGCTGTGTCACCGGATTACCGGTACACATTCACGGAGAGTTTGATCCTGGCTCAGGACGAACGCTGGCGGCGTGCTTAACACATGCAAGTCGAACGATGAACCACTTCGGTGGGGATTAGTGGCGAACGGGTGAGTAACACGTGGGCAATCTGCCCTTCACTCTGGGACAAGCCCTGGAAACGGGGTCTAATACCGGATAACACCGTCTCTCGCATGGGAGAGGGTTGAAAGCTCCGGCGGTGAAGGATGAGCCCGCGGCCTATCAGCTTGTTGGTGAGGTAGAAGCTCACCAAGGCGACGACGGGTAGCCGGCCTGAGAGGGCGACCGGCCACACTGGGACTGAGACACGGCCCAGACTCCTACGGGAGGCAGCAGTGGGGAATATTGCACAATGGGCGAAAGCCTGATGCAGCGACGCCGCGTGAGGGATGACGGCCTTCGGGTTGTAAACCTCTTTCAGCAGGGAAGAAGCGAAAGTGACGGTACCTGCAGAAGAAGCGCCGGCTAACTACGTGCCAGCAGCCGCGGTAATACGTAGGGCGCAAGCGTTGTCCGGAATTATTGGGCGTAAAGAGCTCGTAGGCGGCTTGTCACGTCGATTGTGAAAGCTCGGGGCTTAACCCCGAGTCTGCAGTCGATACGGGCTAGCTAGAGTGTGGTAGGGGAGATCGGAATTCCTGGTGTAGCGGTGAAATGCGCAGATATCAGGAGGAACACCGGTGGCGAAGGCGGATCTCTGGGCCATTACTGACGCTGAGGAGCGAAAGCGTGGGGAGCGAACAGGATTAGATACCCTGGTAGTCCACGCCGTAAACGGTGGGAACTAGGTGTTGGCGACATTCCACGTCGTCGGTGCCGCAGCTAACGCATTAAGTTCCCCGCCTGGGGAGTACGGCCGCAAGGCTAAAACTCAAAGGAATTGACGGGGGCCCGCACAAGCAGCGGAGCATGTGGCTTAATTCGACGCAACGCGAAGAACCTTACCAAGGCTTGACATACACCGGAAAGCATTAGAGATAGTGCCCCCCTTGTGGTCGGTGTACAGGTGGTGCATGGCTGTCGTCAGCTCGTGTCGTGAGATGTTGGGTTAAGTCCCGCAACGAGCGCAACCCTTGTTCTGTGTTGCCAGCATGCCCTTCGGGGTGATGGGGACTCACAGGAGACCGCCGGGGTCAACTCGGAGGAAGGTGGGGACGACGTCAAGTCATCATGCCCCTTATGTCTTGGGCTGCACACGTGCTACAATGGCCGATACAATGAGCTGCGATACCGTGAGGTGGAGCGAATCTCAAAAAGTCGGTCTCAGTTCGGATTGGGGTCTGCAACTCGACCCCATGAAGTTGGAGTTGCTAGTAATCGCAGATCAGCATTGCTGCGGTGAATACGTTCCCGGGCCTTGTACACACCGCCCGTCACGTCACGAAAGTCGGTAACACCCGAAGCCGGTGGCCCAACCCCTTGTGGGAGGGAGCTGTCGAAGGTGGGACTGGCGATTGGGACGAAGTCGTAACAAGGTAGCCGTACCGGAAGGTGCGGCTGGATCACCTCCTTTCTAAGGAGCACTTCTAAGCCAAGCTTGCTTGGTTCAGAGGCCAGTACATCAGCGAATGTCTGATGCTGGTTGCTCATGGGTGGAACGTTGACTACTCGGCCTGAATCTGGGCCGGAGGCTGCAAGTACTGCTCGCAAGAGTGTGGAAAGCACGATCT from the Streptomyces venezuelae genome contains:
- a CDS encoding serine/threonine-protein kinase; this translates as MSLRGGDPEEIGGYPLEARLGSGGMGTVFLGRSASGRPVAIKLIHQQFADDDEFRIRFRQEVAAARRVSGAFTAAVIDADPEAQHPWMATTFIEGPTLAQRIAEHGPFDGAELRRLAIGLTEALRDIHRAGVVHRDLKPSNVVLSPEGPRVIDFGISRAADQQTLTMTGRVIGTPPFMSPEQLQTPRGVGPRSDVFSLATLLVYAATGQGPFDADSPYMTAYQVVHEPPSLGEVPGALRQVVEPCLAKDPADRPSADELLVRLRDLPSDLGGTAGAAAAKPRCTRETDTQHHLPADDDTPVAASVPAPVPAPAPAAVPTAAPDAAPDAQETGNTALGGRLRRRWRPALAAAVAVAAIGGGVAVMGAKDSGGSGGTRGEGRDIAAAGARLPGGFEPWRKTVPGGRADIPDELRCEARGDALFCGGGGVVATRIRLSDGSRVWTEKSPGVPAQGMHMVGVTDDTVLGYRIAAQDDPAGPATEVVAIDADKGRELWSVPSGAQSTAVTNRTRDAVVVGSTVVTIDASNSRFEARRAHSGKVAWKQPFPAGRQCAPVTAGTRLYAMCAPRAEVAATDVRHPDLRPVDLASGRLGKPVAVRGPAVPVGTSGDSLVLLHERRDGPAMVGYDGVTRVDRDAHEATYTRLPKTYDGTPGMADGTVFVAGQTGLVTALDPATGRKKWSRQTGVEGLSGPVSGDGDGLLYFSSASGRVTALTSRKGEQRWSTNPRADGLAGEVGASPRVRVEGSVVVVAAAKNTVFAFDATKPPKSG
- a CDS encoding EamA/RhaT family transporter; translated protein: MRGPRGASGNNQRVTEDPAPQPSSGAATTPGTATTPGTAPGPQPEPLRFFGTTWVAHDGGYGARRVGVAVGSLVAAAAGCFVLRFAYEGLAIAAVGTFVNLLVVIMFAICSALAFRRTWEGFTRRHDPASQSSTRGLMTIGFVGTLLAYFFRSLSEAPGEKLHRQEYETARTQYKKRTSRRTGNPSRKNRNH
- a CDS encoding class I SAM-dependent methyltransferase; amino-acid sequence: MTATPSRGHRAHRDHRAHSFNAAAAQYAAYRPSYPAALFDALERLAGRSLVGARVVDVGAGTGIATALLAERGANVVAVEPGDGMADQFRSTLPHIPLVRGNGNALPLADSSADLITYAQAWHWTEQERSVPEALRVLRPGGALALWWNFPDHLDPETPWLGEQTSRIARFLGTDDQAHRAADPASSRVGEPATTLDFRRDRLHWSRRVPLDAHLANLATHSAFLVLDHRRTAAFLAQERAELLKVFPDAVVEERYAVDLLVATP
- a CDS encoding ABC transporter ATP-binding protein: MMNKRSPAASPTASEPRPADHAPRATAPTPTPAPSTTAIQARDLTVVRGPRTVLRGLDFTVPRGQITGLLGPSGCGKSTLMRAIVGTQAKVTGTLQVLDHPAGAPALRSRIGYVTQSPSVYDDLTVRQNLDYFAAVLDPGTGTAADRRRDQVTRVLDDVALTTHADSLAGHLSGGQRSRVSLGVALLGAPELLVLDEPTVGLDPVLRRDLWQLFHTIATDRAATLLVSSHVMDEAERCHRLLLMRNGELLADDTPDALRTRTHSDTVEEAFLHLVDEADARHTAPGNTTPRSTP
- a CDS encoding ABC transporter permease, producing the protein MNAYRTFATAARVLRQLRHDPRSIALMILVPCVMLLLLRYVFDGSPRTFDSIGASLLGIFPLITMFLVTSIATLRERTSGTLERLLAMPLGKGDLIAGYALAFGALAVVQSVLATGLALWALGLEVTGSAWLLLLIALLDALLGTALGLFVSAFAASEFQAVQFMPAVIFPQLLLCGLFAARDTMQPILEWTSNALPMSYAVDGMNQVLHNPDVTGNFIRDVVIVAGSALLVLALGAATLRRRTT
- the proC gene encoding pyrroline-5-carboxylate reductase, translated to MSSNTSQKVAVLGTGKIGEALLSGMIRGGWAPADLLVTTRRQERADELRTRYGVTPVTNAEAAKQADTLILACKPQDMAKLLDELAPHVTPDRLVISAAAGITTAFIEERLTEATPVVRVMPNTPVLVDEGMSVISAGSHASSAALAHAEAIFGAVGKTLRVPETQQDACTALSGSGPAYFYFLVEAMTDAGILLGLPRDKAHDLIVQAAIGASVMLRDSGEHPVKLRENVTSPAGTTINAIRELENHGVRAALIAALEAARDRSRELASGNNT
- a CDS encoding cysteine hydrolase family protein, whose translation is MEIAENAALVVVDVQKGFEEEEFWGTRNNPEADDNIASLIDVWQATGRPVVFVRHDSSKPESPLRPGYEGNGFKEYVEERRGKGAGAELLVTKTVNSAFYGTPDLDAWFKAEGITQFVVAGIQTNMCAETTARMGGNLGYEVVFALDATYTFDLAGPFGWRRAAEELAQATAVSLHGGGFAQVVTAEMVRGAAAR
- a CDS encoding GlxA family transcriptional regulator; amino-acid sequence: MPRHPAPAREPAPQRIALLTFPGIRAFDISVITEVWGTDRTDRGAPAFDLRRVAADPAPVPIRGGLTLTPDRTLDWLTGLTGTDLIVVPGLDDHLTPAPQPVLAALREAHARGITVAALCGGAFTLAQAGLLDGRRAITHWNLVDLLRAHHPLVTVEPDALFIEDDNIWTAAGTAAGIDLCLHLVRTTHGSEAAATIARSMVTAPFRSGTQAQFIEHPTPRADRDADALASVREYALRHLHEPLTVTDLAARAGMSARSFARHFTAATGTTPLRWLLDQRIAAAQKLLERTDLPMPEIARRAGFGSEVTMRQHFASRLATSPRAYRASFTGGSSPIAR
- the trpS gene encoding tryptophan--tRNA ligase, encoding MTRIFSGVKPTGHLTLGNYLGAVRQWAEVDQFRADSLFSIVDLHALTVDHDPGRVRRLSRQAATLLLASGIDPERATVFVQSHVDEHARLSYLLECVATDGEMRRMIQYKEKSVLERARGGSVRLSLLTYPVLMAADILAYDADEVPVGEDQTQHVELTRDLAVRFNQRYGQTFVVPRATPPKVAARVMDLQDPTSKMGKSHEAGAGIVYLLDEPDVVRKKIMRAVTDSGTEIVFDPESKPGISNLLEILAACQGGNPEALSGVYESYSALKKDTADAVVELLRPVQQRHKELVADPGYLEGVLRRGAERARGMAKPTVDGAYRAIGLLPPVNEAR